A window of Flavobacterium flavigenum contains these coding sequences:
- a CDS encoding Gfo/Idh/MocA family oxidoreductase: MNIPYKPLLPETKQPIIIIGASGIVKDAHLPAYKMAGFSVFGITNRTIAKAHAMAEEFGIPNVFENVADAVKNAPSNAVYDITVLPDQYIEILEQLPDGAAVLIQKPMGNDLAQAKEIVAVCERKKLVAGINFQLRFASFVSAARYMINQGIVGDLYDMEVKVTVNTPWELFPLIKEHPRLEILFHSVHYIDCIRSFMGNPKGVYAKTTNHPLKKLSSCRSSIILDYGDSIRVVINTNHDHHFGPKHEESYIKWEGTKGAIKAKMGLLMNYPDGMPDEFEVALEKNGTYEWEKTNLEGSWFPEAFIGTMSNLMRFKEGSDDKLLASVQDVLDTMRVVEACYISNEKGAIPLNDL; the protein is encoded by the coding sequence ATGAATATTCCATATAAACCTTTATTGCCAGAAACAAAACAGCCGATTATTATTATTGGTGCAAGTGGCATTGTAAAAGATGCCCATTTGCCGGCATATAAAATGGCTGGTTTTTCCGTTTTCGGAATTACTAACCGAACAATAGCAAAAGCACACGCAATGGCGGAGGAATTCGGCATTCCGAATGTTTTTGAAAACGTAGCCGATGCTGTGAAAAATGCTCCATCCAATGCAGTTTACGATATTACTGTTCTTCCTGATCAATACATCGAAATCTTAGAACAATTACCTGATGGTGCTGCAGTGCTGATCCAGAAACCAATGGGTAATGATTTGGCTCAGGCCAAAGAAATAGTAGCCGTTTGCGAAAGAAAAAAACTAGTTGCGGGAATCAATTTTCAATTGCGTTTTGCTTCTTTTGTGAGTGCTGCCCGGTATATGATCAATCAGGGAATTGTTGGTGATTTGTATGATATGGAAGTTAAAGTTACTGTAAACACACCTTGGGAATTATTCCCGCTAATCAAGGAACATCCAAGATTGGAGATTCTTTTTCATAGTGTGCATTACATCGATTGTATTCGTTCTTTTATGGGAAATCCAAAAGGAGTTTATGCGAAAACGACCAATCATCCTTTGAAGAAACTATCTTCTTGCCGTTCTTCAATTATTTTGGACTATGGCGATTCGATACGTGTGGTTATCAATACAAACCACGATCATCATTTTGGTCCGAAACACGAAGAAAGCTATATTAAATGGGAAGGAACTAAAGGAGCAATCAAAGCCAAAATGGGCTTGCTGATGAATTATCCTGACGGTATGCCGGACGAATTTGAAGTTGCACTTGAAAAAAATGGTACTTACGAATGGGAAAAAACTAATTTGGAAGGTTCCTGGTTTCCGGAAGCTTTTATTGGTACTATGTCCAACTTAATGCGTTTTAAAGAAGGTTCTGACGACAAATTATTAGCAAGCGTTCAGGATGTTCTGGATACTATGAGAGTTGTAGAAGCCTGTTACATTAGTAATGAAAAAGGAGCAATTCCACTAAACGACTTATAA
- a CDS encoding MaoC/PaaZ C-terminal domain-containing protein, which translates to MYFKSTFFEDYQLNDKRVTLGRTITETDFVVHAGHTGDFFPHHMDEEWCKTQPFGQRIAHGTMVFSIGIGLTASEINPEAFSKGYDRMRFVKPVHIGDTIHSEITISEKGEAKKPDMGTVTEHVEIINQRGEVVLVCDHLLLVKKK; encoded by the coding sequence ATGTATTTCAAATCAACATTTTTTGAAGATTACCAACTTAATGATAAAAGAGTTACATTAGGTCGAACTATTACCGAAACCGATTTTGTGGTTCACGCCGGACACACGGGCGATTTTTTCCCGCATCACATGGATGAAGAATGGTGTAAGACACAACCTTTCGGACAGCGAATTGCCCATGGCACTATGGTTTTCAGTATTGGAATCGGTTTGACTGCTTCTGAAATAAATCCGGAAGCTTTTTCTAAAGGCTATGACCGAATGCGATTTGTTAAACCGGTTCATATTGGTGACACTATTCATTCTGAAATTACGATTTCTGAAAAAGGAGAAGCCAAAAAACCCGATATGGGAACGGTGACCGAGCATGTAGAAATCATCAACCAACGAGGTGAAGTGGTTTTGGTATGTGATCACCTTTTATTAGTAAAAAAGAAATAA
- the fucP gene encoding L-fucose:H+ symporter permease codes for MQVTNQSGDQHEVPTEGGKGNQYLLPFILITSLFFLWGMAHNLDSILIPHLKKACELNNSQSTLIDTAVFFAYFIMAIPAGMLIKRFGYKNSIITGLLVFAAGAFLFVPAANSRAYELFLFALFVIGCGLTILETSANPYAAILGPAESSSKRLNLAASFNGLAAMVAPIVGSLFILSGTNHTPEQMAAMPEATKAAYLLEEASAVKLPYIILGSVLVLVAILFYFMHLPSMKPKHTEVEVKPGFFSVLKFSHLSWAVVAQFFYVGAQVCITSFFIRIAQQGAGLDEKTAGYYLGIYGFLFMAGRFIGTFFLKFVKDYVLLSIYCVASILLCLVAIYGSGIVVIYALGGIGFFMSIMFPTIFSLGLVGLKSNTETGSSWLVMSIVGGAILPYGMGTLIDMKHDDIQAGYIIPLASFVIILYFGVFGHKVKNTIS; via the coding sequence ATGCAAGTAACTAACCAATCAGGCGACCAACACGAAGTACCGACAGAAGGCGGAAAAGGAAATCAATATCTTTTACCTTTTATTTTAATTACCAGCTTATTTTTCCTTTGGGGGATGGCACATAATCTGGATTCTATTTTGATTCCACACCTAAAAAAAGCCTGTGAATTAAATAACAGTCAATCTACATTGATTGATACGGCTGTCTTTTTTGCCTATTTTATTATGGCAATTCCAGCTGGAATGCTTATTAAACGTTTTGGCTATAAAAACAGTATTATAACAGGTTTATTAGTTTTTGCTGCAGGAGCTTTTTTATTTGTACCAGCAGCAAACTCAAGAGCTTATGAACTATTTTTATTTGCATTATTTGTAATTGGATGTGGCTTGACCATTTTAGAAACCAGTGCAAATCCATACGCAGCTATTTTAGGCCCTGCCGAATCATCTTCTAAAAGATTGAATTTAGCAGCCTCTTTTAACGGATTGGCAGCAATGGTAGCACCAATTGTGGGTTCATTGTTTATACTTTCAGGAACAAACCACACACCAGAACAAATGGCAGCAATGCCTGAAGCGACTAAAGCAGCTTATTTATTAGAAGAAGCTTCAGCAGTAAAACTGCCGTACATCATTTTAGGAAGCGTATTGGTATTAGTTGCTATCTTGTTTTATTTCATGCATTTACCATCAATGAAACCAAAACATACAGAAGTAGAAGTTAAACCAGGTTTCTTCTCTGTTTTGAAATTCTCTCATTTAAGCTGGGCGGTTGTAGCCCAATTTTTTTATGTAGGTGCTCAGGTTTGTATTACGAGTTTCTTTATCAGAATTGCACAACAAGGAGCTGGATTAGATGAAAAAACAGCCGGATACTATCTTGGAATTTATGGCTTCTTATTTATGGCTGGACGTTTTATTGGAACCTTCTTTTTGAAGTTTGTTAAAGATTATGTTTTGCTTTCCATATATTGTGTAGCTAGCATTTTACTTTGTTTAGTAGCCATTTACGGATCCGGAATTGTAGTTATTTATGCTCTTGGCGGAATTGGTTTTTTTATGTCTATCATGTTCCCAACTATTTTCTCTTTAGGATTGGTAGGTTTAAAATCGAATACCGAAACGGGTTCATCATGGCTGGTAATGTCAATTGTTGGCGGAGCTATTCTCCCTTATGGTATGGGAACATTAATCGATATGAAACATGATGATATTCAGGCGGGTTATATTATTCCTTTGGCATCTTTTGTAATCATTCTTTATTTCGGAGTATTTGGTCATAAAGTAAAAAACACTATTTCTTAG
- a CDS encoding pectinesterase family protein, translated as MKKTLLTFYLLLISFSAALHAQKNKTVYDIVVAADGSGYYTKVQDAFNAVPDNNSKQTIIFIKPGTYKEKLKLTKNKKVKLIGESYKTTILTFDDYAEIAGGTSKSFSVLIEADDFFAENITFENTISSELPQYKKGGQAVALMVNGDRVIFHNCKMSGFQDTFYLKANKRTYIKDCIIDGTTDFIFGSGIALFENCVIQCRKDSYITAGNHEAGKSKYGFVFKDCVIMKYPKAAISKVSLGRPWGAGANTVFIHSYEESIIIPEGWSIWSKDPENKAYDNWKTSFYAEYDCYGPGSNSDNRISWSKQLNKTEASEYTKEKIFAANTTTATNLEGDWNPVIEKDKCDSVLPSKKAKNADSNLEKAFK; from the coding sequence ATGAAAAAAACTTTACTTACTTTTTATTTATTACTTATTAGTTTCAGTGCAGCTTTACATGCTCAAAAAAACAAAACTGTTTATGATATTGTTGTAGCTGCTGATGGAAGTGGTTATTATACTAAAGTTCAGGATGCTTTTAATGCTGTACCTGATAATAATTCTAAGCAGACAATCATTTTTATAAAGCCCGGCACTTATAAAGAAAAACTAAAATTAACTAAAAACAAAAAAGTAAAACTTATAGGTGAATCATACAAAACTACCATTCTCACTTTTGATGATTATGCTGAAATTGCAGGAGGAACCAGCAAGTCTTTTAGTGTATTGATTGAAGCGGATGATTTTTTTGCAGAAAACATCACTTTTGAGAATACGATTAGCAGTGAATTACCACAATATAAAAAAGGAGGTCAGGCTGTTGCTTTAATGGTAAATGGTGACAGAGTTATTTTTCATAACTGCAAAATGAGCGGTTTTCAGGATACATTTTACCTTAAAGCCAACAAAAGAACGTATATTAAAGATTGTATAATTGATGGAACGACAGACTTTATTTTTGGATCAGGAATAGCTTTGTTTGAAAATTGTGTTATCCAATGCAGAAAAGATTCATACATCACTGCAGGTAATCATGAAGCGGGTAAAAGCAAATATGGTTTTGTATTCAAAGATTGTGTTATCATGAAATATCCTAAAGCAGCCATTTCAAAAGTATCTCTTGGAAGACCGTGGGGAGCTGGTGCAAATACAGTTTTTATCCATTCGTATGAAGAATCTATTATAATACCTGAAGGCTGGTCAATCTGGTCTAAAGATCCGGAAAATAAAGCCTATGACAACTGGAAAACTTCTTTCTATGCAGAATATGATTGTTATGGTCCGGGATCAAATTCAGATAATCGTATTTCATGGTCGAAACAGTTAAATAAAACTGAAGCGTCTGAATACACTAAAGAAAAAATATTCGCAGCCAACACAACTACTGCAACTAACCTTGAAGGAGATTGGAATCCGGTAATTGAAAAAGACAAATGTGATTCGGTATTACCTTCAAAAAAAGCCAAGAATGCCGATTCAAATTTAGAAAAAGCATTTAAATAA
- a CDS encoding response regulator transcription factor, which yields MANISIEDQLTSTLLKQTFLDEEALDVEDYKKMAAAYVSIEQCVAVLSDFQADCSYIYAGNFGKLLGLSGDLFIDSAFEDCIFDKLNSEDVIERHALELYFFQYLKNLPGEEYRNYSTFSRLRSSDDKNKHYINHRTMYLKRSPNGSVLFALCLYAPSTNSELRNGIDAKIVNIKTGETISSEKYKPYTESLLSKRELEILTHVAKGSNSDQIADLLNISVYTVRRHRQNIIQKMQVANTTEALKTAFVMGLISV from the coding sequence ATGGCAAACATATCCATCGAAGATCAGTTAACTTCTACTTTATTAAAACAAACTTTTTTGGATGAGGAAGCATTAGATGTAGAAGATTATAAAAAAATGGCTGCAGCTTATGTTTCTATAGAGCAATGCGTAGCTGTACTTTCGGATTTTCAGGCTGACTGTAGTTATATTTATGCAGGTAATTTTGGTAAATTACTCGGACTCTCAGGTGATTTGTTTATCGATTCTGCTTTTGAAGACTGCATATTTGATAAGTTAAATTCGGAGGATGTAATCGAGCGCCATGCCTTAGAACTTTATTTTTTTCAATATCTTAAAAATCTTCCTGGGGAAGAATATAGAAATTACAGTACTTTTAGCCGGCTGCGTTCTTCTGATGATAAAAACAAGCATTACATCAATCATCGGACCATGTATCTTAAAAGATCACCCAATGGAAGTGTTTTATTTGCATTGTGCCTGTATGCACCATCTACTAATTCGGAATTAAGAAATGGGATTGATGCTAAAATTGTAAACATTAAAACAGGAGAAACTATATCATCTGAAAAGTATAAGCCTTATACAGAAAGTCTCCTTTCTAAAAGAGAATTAGAAATACTGACTCACGTGGCAAAGGGAAGCAATAGTGATCAGATTGCAGACTTGTTAAATATTTCGGTTTATACTGTTCGTCGCCACAGGCAGAATATAATTCAAAAAATGCAGGTAGCCAATACAACCGAAGCGTTAAAAACAGCTTTTGTTATGGGATTGATAAGTGTATAA
- a CDS encoding DUF1349 domain-containing protein, with protein sequence MKSKSIICCTLFQIILFTSCNNISKENKTQNTDTKPKDSAIVRGTPCDIKLSQIHFTKSINGADTLAKIDNKENILFHVGEKKDYFSDPNNKLSNNSAPILLSKVDNTKPFTLTAKISPEFTKNGLYNAGVLYLYVNDSFYQKFCFEQDERGNHRIVTVRTIATSDDNNHDVVEVKTVYMKISSDTETVASYYSLDNKNWQMVRLYKNNYPAEIWTGISAQCPVDKGTTSYFEDISLEQKSVKDFRLGI encoded by the coding sequence ATGAAATCTAAATCAATTATCTGTTGCACTCTTTTCCAAATTATTTTATTTACAAGTTGCAACAATATTTCTAAAGAAAACAAAACACAAAACACTGACACAAAACCAAAAGACTCAGCAATTGTCCGTGGAACTCCATGCGATATCAAACTAAGCCAAATTCATTTTACAAAATCAATTAATGGAGCTGATACGCTGGCAAAAATAGATAATAAAGAAAACATATTATTTCATGTAGGCGAGAAAAAGGATTATTTTTCAGATCCAAATAATAAACTATCAAATAATTCAGCACCTATTCTTTTATCTAAAGTTGACAACACAAAACCATTTACGTTAACAGCAAAAATAAGCCCGGAATTCACTAAAAACGGTTTGTACAATGCCGGTGTATTATACCTTTATGTAAACGACAGTTTCTATCAAAAATTTTGCTTTGAACAAGATGAACGCGGTAATCACAGAATTGTCACGGTTCGTACAATAGCAACATCTGACGACAACAATCATGATGTTGTTGAGGTCAAAACTGTTTATATGAAAATTTCATCAGATACAGAAACGGTAGCAAGTTATTATTCCCTTGACAATAAAAACTGGCAAATGGTTCGTTTATACAAAAACAATTATCCAGCAGAAATCTGGACAGGAATCAGTGCACAATGCCCGGTTGATAAAGGCACAACAAGTTATTTTGAAGATATTAGCTTAGAACAAAAAAGCGTTAAAGATTTTCGTTTAGGAATCTAA
- a CDS encoding ABC transporter permease produces MNLEYFIAKRLITAKDYKSSISAPIIKIAISAIAIGIIMMLVSVATGIGLQQKIRDKVSAFNGQIIISNYDNNNSDVTLIPVSKNQDFYPNFKSLPEVSHIQVIASKAGIIRTENAFEGIIFKGVGADYDWNNIKEYLVEGKLPDFSKLLNEDVIISRFLADRLNLKVGDSFNTFFIKDEQGKMPNSRRFKITGIFNSGFQNFDATYIIGDIRHIQRINKWKPDQVGAFEVFVKDFNNIKITGNQIYEQTSSSLDTKTIIEKYSYIFDWLQLFDFNIIVILAVMILVATINMVVALLVLILERTQMIGILKALGANNWTVRKIFLYNAFYLIIRGLFWGNLIGISILLIQQQFGVIQLNPENYYVNQAPVYINWSYIVLLNLMTIVICFLVLLIPSYIITKISPVKAIRFD; encoded by the coding sequence TTGAACCTCGAATATTTTATAGCTAAAAGACTTATCACTGCTAAAGATTATAAAAGTAGCATTTCGGCTCCTATTATAAAAATTGCTATTTCAGCTATAGCTATTGGTATTATCATGATGTTGGTTTCAGTTGCAACCGGAATTGGATTACAGCAAAAAATCCGGGACAAAGTTTCCGCTTTCAACGGCCAGATTATCATTTCGAATTATGACAATAATAATTCTGATGTAACATTGATTCCTGTTTCTAAAAATCAGGATTTCTATCCTAATTTCAAATCGCTTCCTGAAGTGAGCCATATCCAGGTAATTGCAAGCAAGGCTGGGATTATCAGAACCGAAAATGCTTTCGAAGGAATTATTTTCAAGGGTGTTGGAGCCGATTATGACTGGAATAATATAAAAGAATATTTAGTAGAAGGAAAGTTGCCGGATTTTTCTAAATTATTAAATGAAGATGTTATAATCTCCAGATTTCTTGCAGACCGATTAAATTTAAAAGTAGGGGATAGTTTTAATACTTTTTTTATTAAAGATGAACAAGGAAAGATGCCTAATAGCCGCCGATTCAAAATTACAGGTATTTTTAATTCCGGTTTTCAGAATTTTGACGCAACATATATAATTGGGGATATTCGTCATATCCAAAGAATTAATAAATGGAAACCTGATCAGGTTGGTGCATTCGAAGTTTTTGTCAAAGACTTCAATAATATTAAAATTACAGGAAATCAAATCTACGAACAAACTTCCTCAAGTTTAGATACTAAAACTATAATTGAGAAATACAGTTATATATTTGATTGGCTTCAGCTCTTTGATTTTAATATTATCGTTATTTTGGCTGTCATGATTTTGGTAGCAACAATAAATATGGTAGTTGCTTTACTAGTACTTATTTTGGAACGTACACAAATGATTGGGATACTAAAAGCATTAGGCGCTAATAATTGGACTGTCCGTAAAATATTTTTGTACAATGCTTTTTATCTTATAATAAGAGGTTTGTTTTGGGGTAACTTAATAGGTATTTCAATATTGTTGATTCAGCAGCAATTCGGTGTCATTCAATTAAATCCTGAAAACTATTATGTCAACCAGGCACCTGTCTATATAAATTGGAGTTATATAGTTTTATTAAATTTAATGACCATTGTAATTTGTTTCTTGGTATTATTAATCCCGTCCTATATTATAACAAAGATTTCTCCGGTAAAAGCAATTCGTTTCGATTGA
- a CDS encoding YkgJ family cysteine cluster protein translates to MKQILNNLNKLAKDKHIENKKYFDKLKKKQPKNLDYIMQDLHDAEFKKTDCLQCANCCKTTGPLFTLADIERISKSFRQKPQQFIEQYLRIDEDNDYVLKSVPCTFLDNENYCMIYDVRPKACREFPHTDRKKFHQITDLTLKNVAICPAAYNIVEEMKKKMPL, encoded by the coding sequence TTGAAACAAATTTTAAATAACTTAAATAAGTTAGCCAAAGATAAGCATATCGAAAACAAAAAGTATTTTGATAAGCTGAAAAAAAAACAACCTAAGAATTTAGATTATATTATGCAGGATTTGCATGATGCGGAATTTAAAAAGACAGATTGTTTGCAGTGTGCCAATTGTTGTAAAACAACCGGGCCATTATTTACTTTGGCAGATATTGAGAGAATATCAAAATCTTTCAGACAAAAACCACAGCAATTTATCGAACAATATCTTCGAATTGATGAAGATAACGATTATGTTTTAAAAAGTGTTCCCTGTACTTTTCTTGATAATGAAAATTATTGTATGATTTATGATGTTCGCCCGAAAGCTTGTAGGGAGTTTCCGCATACAGATAGAAAAAAGTTCCATCAGATTACAGATCTTACTTTGAAGAATGTAGCAATTTGCCCGGCTGCTTATAATATTGTTGAAGAAATGAAGAAGAAAATGCCATTATGA
- a CDS encoding class I SAM-dependent methyltransferase — protein MKDLFGKAMFDFQTNNSPEDIITETSISEEDEMSVAYLFRSYKEMPKLEQKALQLAFGKTLDVGCGAGSHSLSLQKDRNLDVTSIDISEKAIETCKLRGIKNAKVLNILDVEEEKFDTILLLMNGTGIFGKLQNCNKYLSKLKSLLNEGGQILIDSSDIIYMFDEDEDGGKWIPSDNDYYGEIIFTISYKAEKEEPFNWLYLDYNTLQNAAIANGLKCELILEGEHYDYLARLTI, from the coding sequence ATGAAAGATCTTTTCGGAAAAGCCATGTTTGATTTTCAAACTAATAATTCACCAGAAGACATTATTACCGAGACTTCAATTTCTGAAGAAGATGAAATGAGCGTTGCCTATTTATTCCGCTCTTATAAAGAGATGCCAAAATTGGAACAAAAAGCGTTGCAATTAGCATTCGGAAAGACTTTAGATGTTGGCTGTGGTGCCGGAAGCCATAGCCTTTCACTACAAAAAGACCGGAATTTAGATGTGACTTCGATTGATATTTCGGAAAAAGCAATTGAAACTTGTAAATTGCGAGGTATAAAAAATGCCAAAGTTCTAAATATATTAGATGTTGAAGAAGAAAAATTCGACACGATTCTTTTGTTAATGAACGGTACGGGGATTTTCGGAAAATTACAGAACTGCAATAAATATTTATCTAAACTAAAATCACTTTTAAATGAGGGCGGTCAAATTTTAATAGACAGTTCAGACATCATTTATATGTTTGATGAAGATGAAGATGGAGGAAAATGGATTCCGTCAGATAATGATTATTATGGCGAAATTATCTTTACAATATCTTATAAAGCAGAAAAAGAAGAACCTTTTAACTGGCTTTACTTAGATTACAATACGCTTCAAAATGCTGCGATTGCCAATGGACTTAAATGCGAATTAATTTTAGAAGGCGAACATTATGATTATTTAGCCAGACTTACAATTTAG
- a CDS encoding IS3 family transposase → MFGIDRQVYYRKNRSTASKHNKAGEVVLMVQKIREVMPRIGTRKLYYLLLDKLHLMKIGRDKFFDILRANHLLIKPKRLYHVTTNSHHRFKKHENLILDLNIDRPEQVWVSDITYVGKRDNPLYLSLITDAYSKKIMGYYTADNLNTQSSIKALKLALKQRKNFDLPLIHHSDRGIQYCADQYQKELIRNNILCSMTQNSDPYENAVAERINGILKDEFCIDKYNPNYKITNQIIKESISIYNELRPHYSNYMLTPNEMHLQREIKMRTYKRKTPAKKSLQVSN, encoded by the coding sequence TTGTTCGGGATAGACAGACAGGTTTATTATCGAAAAAATAGAAGTACGGCATCAAAGCATAACAAAGCTGGAGAGGTTGTGTTGATGGTTCAGAAAATCAGAGAAGTAATGCCGAGAATCGGCACTCGGAAACTTTATTATCTTTTGCTGGACAAACTCCATTTAATGAAAATTGGAAGGGATAAATTCTTTGATATTCTCAGAGCTAATCATTTATTAATAAAGCCTAAACGGCTGTATCATGTAACAACCAACTCACATCACCGCTTTAAAAAACATGAGAATTTAATTTTGGATTTAAACATAGACAGACCCGAACAGGTCTGGGTATCTGATATTACCTATGTTGGAAAAAGAGATAATCCTCTTTATTTAAGTTTAATTACAGACGCTTATTCTAAGAAGATTATGGGATATTATACAGCTGATAACTTGAATACTCAAAGCAGTATAAAGGCTTTAAAATTGGCTCTCAAGCAGAGAAAGAATTTTGATCTGCCCTTGATACATCATTCTGATAGAGGCATCCAATACTGTGCTGATCAATATCAAAAAGAGCTTATTAGAAACAATATATTATGCAGTATGACACAAAACTCAGATCCTTATGAAAATGCTGTGGCAGAAAGGATTAATGGAATACTAAAAGACGAATTTTGCATTGACAAATATAATCCAAATTATAAAATTACAAATCAAATTATCAAGGAATCAATTAGTATTTATAATGAGCTTCGACCTCATTATTCAAACTATATGCTGACTCCTAATGAAATGCATCTCCAAAGAGAGATAAAAATGAGAACTTATAAAAGAAAAACACCTGCAAAAAAATCATTGCAGGTGTCTAATTAA
- a CDS encoding transposase gives MENSSNYVKRSQRDYSMSLKLQIVSDIEKGFISITQARKQYGIQSRSTVVQWLIKFGNFDWENQSPIKMAKTPEQKIMELEAQVKLLEKQKAFLEKQAFVADKKVILFDMMIDLAEKEYHIDIRKNSVPEQSTNSEKKNEKQ, from the coding sequence ATGGAAAACAGTTCAAATTATGTTAAGCGAAGTCAACGAGACTACAGTATGTCGTTAAAACTTCAAATTGTAAGTGATATTGAAAAAGGATTTATTTCTATTACTCAGGCTAGAAAACAGTATGGCATTCAATCCCGTTCAACTGTTGTTCAATGGCTTATAAAATTTGGTAACTTTGATTGGGAGAACCAAAGCCCAATTAAGATGGCAAAAACACCCGAACAAAAGATTATGGAGCTTGAAGCTCAGGTAAAACTTTTAGAGAAGCAAAAGGCATTCTTAGAGAAGCAGGCTTTTGTGGCTGACAAAAAAGTAATTCTATTTGATATGATGATTGATTTGGCTGAAAAAGAATATCATATCGATATCCGAAAAAACTCTGTACCCGAACAATCGACCAATTCCGAGAAAAAGAACGAGAAACAATAG
- a CDS encoding 7-carboxy-7-deazaguanine synthase QueE, giving the protein MLSKEIQLEVNKGAMLPLMEEFYTIQGEGFHTGTAAYFIRIGGCDVGCHWCDVKESWNAELHPPTNVDLIVKNASVYADTVVVTGGEPLTWDMSLLTGKLKDKNLKVHIETSGAYPLSGSWDWICLSPKKNKLPTQTVYDNADELKVIIHNKHDFIFAEEQAELVNDSAILFLQPEWSKKEEMTPLIVEYVMNNPKWRVSLQTHKYLNIP; this is encoded by the coding sequence ATGTTATCAAAAGAAATACAATTAGAAGTAAATAAAGGAGCAATGTTGCCTTTGATGGAAGAATTTTATACCATTCAGGGAGAAGGTTTTCATACAGGAACTGCTGCTTATTTCATAAGAATTGGAGGTTGTGATGTAGGATGCCATTGGTGCGATGTGAAAGAAAGCTGGAATGCAGAATTGCATCCGCCAACAAATGTGGATTTAATTGTAAAAAATGCTTCCGTTTATGCTGATACGGTTGTTGTCACAGGTGGTGAGCCTCTAACATGGGATATGAGTTTGCTTACCGGTAAATTAAAAGATAAAAATTTAAAAGTTCATATAGAAACGTCAGGTGCTTATCCTTTATCCGGTTCATGGGATTGGATTTGCCTTTCTCCTAAAAAAAATAAATTACCAACGCAGACTGTTTATGATAATGCCGATGAACTAAAAGTAATTATCCATAATAAGCATGATTTTATTTTTGCTGAAGAACAGGCTGAATTGGTAAATGATAGCGCAATTTTATTTCTACAGCCAGAATGGAGCAAAAAAGAAGAAATGACTCCTCTGATCGTAGAATATGTAATGAATAATCCGAAATGGAGAGTTTCTTTACAGACACATAAATATTTAAATATCCCTTAA